A window from Prionailurus viverrinus isolate Anna unplaced genomic scaffold, UM_Priviv_1.0 scaffold_42, whole genome shotgun sequence encodes these proteins:
- the ADARB1 gene encoding double-stranded RNA-specific editase 1 isoform X11 — protein MASLLAGPVSTGAFFGIAGRRWKRRRRKRSERRDRNRLRQSRDPHEHFAMDVEEEENMSSSSTDVKESCGLDSAPPTDGSAPGPGEGAPLSNGGGGGTGRKRPLEEGSNGHAKFRLKKRRRLPGPALPKNALMQLNEIKPGLQYALLSQTGPVHAPLFVMSVEVNGQVFEGSGPTKKKAKLHAAEKALRSFVQFPNASEAHLAMGRTLSANTDFTSDQADFPDTLFNGFETPDRSDAPFYLGSNGDDSFSSSGDLSLAASPAPAGLAQPPLPGPPPFPPPSGKNPVMILNELRPGLKYDFLSESGESHAKSFVMSVVVDGQFFEGSGRNKKLAKARAAQSALATIFNLHLDQTPSRQPIPSEGLQLHLPQVLADAVARLVLDKFGDLTDNFSSPHARRKVLAGIVMTTGTDVKDAKVISVSTGTKCINGEYMSDRGLALNDCHAEIVARRSLLRFLYTQLELYLNSKDDQKRSIFQKSERGGFRLKESVQFHLYISTSPCGDARIFSPHEPILEGAAALVCREERRGLSPGLPLLEPADRHPNRKARGQLRTKIESGEGTIPVRSNASLQTWDGVLQGERLLTMSCSDKMARPWESNPSTQVETQQCETGNDWWHLCPHLRGNVNQMEVYFCLTGSQVQK, from the exons ATGGCCTCGCTCCTTGCCGGCCCCGTGAGCACGGGGGCCTTCTTCGGCATCGCGGGGCGTCGATGGAAAAGGAGGCGCAGGAAACGCTCCGAGAGGAGAG ACAGAAACCGTCTCCGCCAGTCAAGAGACCCTCACGAGCACTTTGCCATGGacgtagaagaagaagaaaacatga GTTCGAGCAGCACAGATGTTAAGGAAAGCTGCGGTCTGGACAGCGCGCCCCCCACGGACGGCAGCGCCCCCGGGCCTGGCGAGGGCGCCCCGCTCTCCAACGGGGGCGGTGGCGGCACCGGCCGGAAGCGGCCCCTGGAGGAGGGCAGCAATGGCCACGCCAAGTTCCGCCTGAAGAAGAGGAGGCGGCTGCCGGGGCCCGCGCTGCCCAAGAACGCCCTGATGCAGCTGAACGAGATCAAGCCCGGCCTGCAGTACGCGCTGCTGTCGCAGACGGGGCCGGTGCACGCGCCTCTGTTCGTCATGTCCGTCGAAGTGAACGGGCAGGTGTTCGAGGGCTCCGGCCCCACCAAGAAGAAGGCCAAGCTGCACGCCGCGGAGAAGGCCCTGCGCTCTTTCGTTCAGTTCCCCAACGCCTCCGAGGCCCACCTGGCCATGGGGAGGACCCTGTCCGCCAACACGGACTTCACGTCCGACCAGGCTGACTTCCCCGACACGCTCTTCAACGGCTTCGAGACCCCGGACAGGTCGGATGCGCCCTTCTATCTGGGCTCCAACGGGGACGACTCCTTTAGTTCCAGCGGGGACCTCAGCTTGGCCGCGTCCCCGGCACCCGCCGGCCTCGCGCAGCCTCCCCTGCCCGGCCCTCCGCCGTTCCCGCCGCCGAGCGGGAAGAACCCCGTGATGATCCTGAACGAGCTGCGGCCGGGGCTCAAGTACGACTTCCTGTCGGAGAGCGGGGAGAGCCACGCCAAGAGCTTTGTCATGTCTGTGGTGGTGGACGGCCAGTTCTTCGAGGGCTCGGGCCGGAACAAAAAGCTCGCCAAGGCCCGGGCTGCGCAGTCTGCCCTGGCGACCATTTTTAATTTGCACTTGGATCAAACACCGTCTCGCCAGCCCATCCCCAGCGAGGGCCTTCAGTTGCATTTACCGCAG GTGTTAGCGGACGCCGTGGCTCGCCTGGTGCTGGATAAGTTCGGTGACCTGACGGACAACTTCTCCTCTCCTCACGCACGTAGGAAAGTTCTTGCCGGTATCGTCATGACAACAG GCACAGATGTGAAAGATGCCAAGGTGATAAGTGTCTCTACGGGAACAAAGTGCATTAATGGCGAGTACATGAGTGATCGTGGCCTTGCGTTAAATGACTGCCACGCGGAGATAGTAGCTCGGAGGTCCCTGCTCAGATTTCTTTATACACAGCTTGAGCTTTACTTAAA TAGCAAAGACGATCAAAAAAGGTCCATCTTTCAGAAGTCAGAGCGCGGCGGGTTCAGGCTGAAGGAGAGCGTTCAGTTCCATCTGTACATCAGCACGTCTCCCTGTGGGGACGCCAGAATTTTCTCGCCGCACGAGCCGATTCTGGAAG GGGCTGCTGCACTTGTTTGccgtgaggagaggagaggacttTCACCTGGCCTTCCTCTCCTAGAACCAGCGGACAGGCATCCAAACCGCAAAGCCAGAGGACAGCTGCGGACGAAAATAGAGTCTGGCGAAGGCACGATTCCGGTGCGGTCCAACGCCAGCCTGCAGACGTGGGACGGGGTGCTGCAGGGCGAGAGGCTGCTCACCATGTCCTGCAGCGACAAGATGGCCCG